Proteins encoded by one window of Tunturibacter psychrotolerans:
- a CDS encoding cytochrome c oxidase assembly protein, which translates to MASDGPHLCGLHIPKAYEFALSSEDWHNFEHFCFFATSLTFWWPIVQPWPARHRSTSWMIIPYLLTSDFVKHRVDGIPAYFRAITLPELWSRRTAQDRFL; encoded by the coding sequence GTGGCTAGCGATGGACCTCACTTATGTGGACTGCACATTCCGAAAGCGTACGAATTCGCATTGTCGTCGGAAGACTGGCACAACTTCGAACACTTCTGTTTTTTCGCGACGAGCCTCACCTTCTGGTGGCCCATCGTGCAGCCTTGGCCGGCACGACACCGATCAACCTCGTGGATGATCATTCCGTACCTGTTGACGTCGGACTTCGTAAAACACAGGGTTGACGGCATTCCTGCGTATTTCAGGGCGATTACTCTACCAGAGCTATGGAGTCGTCGAACGGCCCAAGATCGATTCCTATAA
- a CDS encoding efflux RND transporter periplasmic adaptor subunit, with the protein MSDPVVSLRLIRLSGLLLKHLESVSRARVLAAEVEALFVGSAVVVYTVDESARTWQARAAVGGITASRGAIAYEEAGSLSAVAEERAVLQFAATDLAREEFAHFDVRQSFSALSYVPILLNDRLLGCVEIVSFGEAATEEALDEASEMADFAAIALDAAQRYEAERGAGLGSVLRLTQLYDIERIFNATLEMRELLPIICSKVQDLLGANAVNLWMVDQNDLVLMEQVGEDGAALGERRADGEGIVGGVGETGEEVLVQEEDGRSVMAAPLLHAEALTGVLEVVRAVGREFGEDDLFTLTQVAGSAAQALHNSSLLQAERKIEVLRTLVGVGQEITSTLNLPRVLEAIVNQPQLVIPYERAAIALEQKGRISVQAISGVTKLDRSTSEVQALNGLLSWVGGVGTEVYVTQRGDEISDARPETREKFRRYFETSGMRSFYALPLGDDEGRLGILSFESSDAEFLGVLHLEIIKILSSQATLALRNASLYKEVPFIGILEPLIEKRRRFMAIERRRRGLLLGSVALVALALVLVPLPMRVSGQAQVSPSLTEYVHAEEDSVVQHAFVREGDHVEPGTPLFQMADWGQRATLAGAQAKYETAMSRMNRALTDNDATAAGQHQLEAEYARGEVARLNDRLKRTMLRSEIAGVVATPHVEDLVGKKLSNGDPVVELMSTQSVVVNVAVPEQDVALVRPGAQTVVKLESFPAATFRGRVDTVSPSGITVGDKHLFFARVALPNEDGRLRPGMQGTGKVRVGLRPLGYVLFRDPALWVWSTLWNWFAW; encoded by the coding sequence GTGAGTGATCCGGTAGTGTCATTGCGTCTTATTCGTCTCTCTGGCTTGCTGCTGAAGCATCTGGAGAGTGTTTCGCGGGCACGCGTGCTCGCAGCCGAGGTCGAAGCGCTGTTCGTGGGGTCTGCAGTGGTGGTTTACACCGTGGACGAATCGGCGAGGACGTGGCAGGCGAGGGCAGCCGTAGGTGGGATTACGGCGAGCCGGGGCGCAATTGCGTACGAAGAGGCCGGCAGCTTGAGTGCGGTCGCCGAAGAGCGTGCAGTATTACAGTTTGCGGCGACAGATCTCGCGCGAGAGGAGTTCGCACATTTCGATGTGCGCCAAAGCTTCAGTGCGTTGAGCTATGTTCCGATTCTGTTGAACGATCGCCTGCTGGGCTGCGTCGAGATTGTCAGCTTTGGCGAGGCCGCGACCGAGGAGGCCCTTGACGAGGCGTCCGAGATGGCGGACTTCGCGGCCATTGCGCTGGACGCGGCACAGCGGTATGAGGCAGAACGCGGTGCGGGGCTCGGTTCGGTACTGCGGTTGACGCAGCTGTACGACATTGAGCGGATCTTCAACGCGACGCTGGAGATGCGTGAGCTCCTTCCAATTATCTGCTCGAAGGTGCAGGACCTGCTCGGGGCGAATGCCGTGAATCTGTGGATGGTGGATCAAAACGATCTGGTCTTGATGGAACAGGTAGGCGAGGACGGGGCAGCACTTGGGGAACGTCGCGCGGACGGCGAAGGAATTGTGGGTGGAGTTGGAGAGACAGGCGAAGAAGTGCTCGTGCAGGAGGAAGATGGACGGTCGGTGATGGCTGCTCCTCTGCTGCATGCGGAAGCTCTCACGGGTGTGTTGGAGGTTGTGCGGGCGGTCGGGCGAGAGTTTGGGGAAGATGATCTGTTTACCCTCACGCAGGTGGCTGGATCGGCGGCACAGGCGCTCCATAACTCTTCCCTGCTGCAGGCGGAACGGAAGATCGAAGTGCTGCGGACGCTGGTAGGAGTGGGGCAGGAGATCACCTCGACGCTGAATCTACCGCGTGTGCTGGAGGCGATTGTGAATCAGCCACAGCTCGTGATTCCGTACGAACGGGCGGCGATCGCACTGGAGCAAAAAGGCCGGATTTCGGTGCAGGCAATTTCGGGAGTGACGAAGCTGGATAGATCGACGTCGGAGGTGCAGGCGCTGAATGGATTGCTGAGCTGGGTGGGCGGGGTGGGAACGGAGGTGTATGTCACGCAGCGGGGCGACGAAATCAGCGACGCAAGGCCGGAGACACGCGAGAAGTTTCGGCGATACTTCGAGACCTCGGGGATGAGAAGTTTTTATGCGCTGCCACTGGGGGACGATGAGGGACGGCTGGGCATTCTTTCGTTTGAGAGCTCGGACGCGGAATTTCTCGGAGTGCTTCACCTGGAGATCATCAAAATTCTTTCGAGCCAGGCGACGTTGGCGCTGAGAAACGCTTCGCTGTACAAAGAGGTCCCTTTCATCGGGATCCTGGAACCCCTGATTGAAAAGCGGCGCCGATTCATGGCGATTGAGCGGCGACGGCGCGGGCTGCTATTGGGCTCAGTGGCGCTGGTGGCGTTGGCGCTGGTGCTCGTTCCGCTGCCGATGCGGGTGTCTGGGCAGGCGCAGGTGAGTCCCTCGCTGACGGAGTATGTGCATGCGGAAGAGGACAGCGTGGTGCAGCATGCGTTTGTGCGCGAAGGCGATCACGTGGAGCCAGGAACGCCGCTGTTCCAGATGGCAGACTGGGGCCAGAGGGCGACGCTCGCCGGCGCTCAGGCGAAGTATGAAACCGCGATGTCGCGGATGAATCGCGCGCTCACCGACAACGACGCGACAGCAGCTGGGCAACATCAATTGGAGGCTGAGTACGCGCGCGGTGAGGTAGCGCGGCTGAATGACAGGCTGAAGCGGACGATGTTGCGGTCGGAGATCGCGGGTGTGGTCGCGACTCCGCATGTGGAGGACCTCGTTGGGAAGAAACTTTCGAACGGCGATCCTGTGGTGGAGCTGATGAGCACGCAGAGTGTGGTGGTGAATGTCGCGGTGCCGGAGCAGGATGTTGCGCTGGTAAGGCCGGGAGCGCAGACGGTGGTAAAGCTCGAGTCGTTTCCAGCAGCGACCTTTCGCGGGCGGGTGGATACCGTGAGCCCTTCGGGGATAACAGTGGGGGATAAGCACCTGTTCTTTGCACGGGTGGCGTTGCCGAACGAAGATGGAAGGCTGCGGCCGGGAATGCAGGGCACCGGGAAGGTCCGAGTGGGTCTACGGCCGCTGGGGTATGTGCTGTTTCGCGATCCTGCATTGTGGGTCTGGTCAACGCTGTGGAACTGGTTTGCCTGGTAA
- a CDS encoding STAS domain-containing protein — MTRFEIDTLTHGDVESIRLRGHLVLGQPIDDLRQKMDNLASHGESQFVFDLEEVSRIDSSGVGVLVRILTSSKEAGGSLKLVNPSRHVTQVLQMCCVLPLFELFSDEQQAIASFSQT, encoded by the coding sequence TTGACCCGATTCGAGATCGACACACTTACGCACGGAGACGTCGAATCCATCCGCCTTCGCGGCCACCTCGTCCTCGGTCAGCCTATCGACGATCTTCGCCAGAAGATGGACAACCTTGCCAGCCACGGCGAATCTCAATTCGTCTTCGATCTCGAAGAGGTCTCCCGCATCGACTCAAGTGGCGTCGGTGTCCTTGTCCGCATCCTCACCTCCAGCAAGGAAGCAGGCGGCTCCCTCAAACTTGTCAACCCGTCGCGCCATGTTACTCAGGTTCTACAAATGTGTTGCGTCCTCCCACTCTTCGAGCTCTTCAGTGACGAGCAGCAAGCCATTGCGTCTTTCAGCCAAACTTGA
- a CDS encoding efflux RND transporter periplasmic adaptor subunit, with protein sequence MVRLVAAALVIFGMSGCTADPPPVAAAPAERPRPVMASAPSASAPRAIVVTGPVTVEEQLDVVALRSGVIVAMPVDVDSEVEKDQVMARLDARQLEADRATAEHKAESVDADLKNWESELQVKEADLRRAEAMHKAGISTQEAYDHSIYEVTASKYEVERQRGDELSAKDNVRSIDLELEKTQIVAPFRGVVSQRYVRQGQYVTVGEKLFRVVGRSSLEVRFTLPAEDARLLRRGDVVTVSATADFSESTPASVTHLSPVIDPGSGTIEVVATVKDRLPGLIPGTIASIRIAGAR encoded by the coding sequence ATGGTTCGTCTGGTTGCGGCTGCTTTGGTGATCTTTGGGATGTCGGGATGCACAGCGGATCCTCCTCCGGTAGCGGCAGCTCCGGCGGAGAGGCCACGGCCTGTCATGGCTTCGGCGCCGAGCGCGAGCGCCCCGCGTGCGATTGTGGTGACGGGTCCGGTAACCGTGGAAGAACAGCTGGATGTGGTGGCGCTGCGGTCCGGAGTGATCGTTGCGATGCCGGTGGATGTGGACTCAGAGGTAGAAAAGGACCAGGTCATGGCTCGTCTCGATGCGCGGCAGCTCGAAGCAGATCGCGCGACGGCCGAACATAAGGCGGAGAGCGTGGATGCCGATCTGAAGAACTGGGAGTCGGAGCTCCAGGTGAAAGAGGCCGACCTGCGCCGGGCCGAGGCCATGCACAAGGCGGGTATCAGCACACAGGAGGCATACGACCACAGTATCTACGAAGTGACGGCGAGCAAGTACGAAGTGGAACGGCAGCGCGGCGATGAGCTAAGCGCCAAGGATAATGTGCGGTCGATCGACCTCGAACTGGAGAAGACGCAAATCGTCGCGCCGTTTCGCGGTGTGGTATCTCAGCGCTACGTGCGGCAGGGACAGTACGTGACGGTGGGAGAGAAGCTCTTTCGCGTGGTGGGACGGTCCTCACTTGAGGTGCGATTCACGCTGCCCGCGGAGGATGCCCGGCTGTTGCGGCGCGGAGACGTGGTAACGGTATCGGCGACCGCAGATTTCAGCGAGAGCACGCCTGCTTCGGTGACGCACCTGAGTCCGGTGATAGATCCCGGAAGCGGAACGATCGAGGTCGTGGCAACGGTGAAGGATCGTCTTCCCGGGTTGATTCCCGGAACGATAGCCTCGATAAGGATAGCGGGCGCGCGATGA